A section of the Streptomyces sp. CG1 genome encodes:
- a CDS encoding YnfA family protein — MSILRSAALFVVAAIFEIGGAWLIWQGVREHRGWLWMTGGVLALGAYGFIATFQPDAHFGRILAAYGGIFVAGSLLWGAIADGYRPDRWDVTGALICLAGMAVIMWAPRNGG, encoded by the coding sequence ATGTCGATCCTCCGCTCCGCCGCCCTGTTCGTCGTCGCCGCGATCTTCGAGATCGGCGGCGCCTGGCTGATCTGGCAGGGCGTGCGCGAGCACCGGGGCTGGCTGTGGATGACCGGCGGAGTCCTCGCCCTCGGCGCGTACGGCTTCATCGCCACCTTCCAGCCGGACGCCCACTTCGGCCGCATCCTGGCCGCGTACGGCGGGATCTTCGTGGCCGGCTCACTGCTGTGGGGCGCGATCGCCGACGGCTACCGCCCCGACCGCTGGGACGTGACCGGGGCGCTGATCTGCCTCGCCGGGATGGCCGTGATCATGTGGGCGCCGAGGAACGGCGGCTGA